The nucleotide sequence GTCACATTTATTCGATAATGGTTTTTTGTTTAGTATATCGTAGATTAACTATATACCCAAGAGACTTCAAGGTGTAAGGATTTGCTGCTTTAACTGGCATTTCATTTTGACTATTAAGCTCAAACCATAGCGTTCGCCATGAATCAAATAGCGATAAAGTGCTATTTAAAGGCTAAGTTCTAACATTCTGAAAACCATACTCACGAAATAGTTTACTCTTTAGAGCAAGAAGTTAAGCTCTTGATAATGAGCTTTTGTTGCTTATCCAGAGTTCAGGTTAAGTCAGTACTTATAAGAAAAATAGTACACCTTTAAGTAAAGCGGTTAATACTTTCCGTTCTTTGCCGCATTAACAACCCGCTCCGGCATTTTTGTTGCCAGTTTGGCTAAGTGTCGCGCTATACTCTTATGTACTTTTTTATCATCAGTTACTGATTGATGTAACTGCACATAGAGTTCAGGAAAATCTAGTGGACTACCATAGCCAGCAGAATAAAGTTCTGCCAATCGTAACTGCGCTTTTAAGTTATTTAATGCCGCAGATTCTTTCAAAAAGATAAGCGCGTGGTTAATGTCCACTTGAACAAACTTACCAAGATGATAGTAACGCCCCATTTGCTCTAAAGCCTCAGACAATCCCTGATCGGCGGAAGCTTGCATAAAATGTAATCCTAAGGGCACATCTTTTTTGACACAAACACCATAAGCGAGCATATCGCCCCAAAGAAACTGATACGATGGCATTTGAGATTTAACAGCTCTAACTTCAATGTCTTGCACTAACTGGCAATCATCAATAACCACCTGACTCAAATGCTTATTTTCTTTTATCAAATCCAATAGCACATTATCACTATAGATCTGCACAGCACTCAATTCAGCCGCTGAAGCGCTAATAATATTAACGGCTGATAATAAAGTGGCGATAAGTAATCGTTGCATAATATCTCTTTTTACTGGGATGTGATTGTATAACTGATGCTACTATTTATATCGTCACATCAGGGCAATAACTTTAATAAAGATTATTTAAATTTCTCGTTGAATAAGTAAGTTACCCTAGATAGCTAATTAGCTATCACCTAAATCATAATTTTTAAAGCTTAAGCAATAACTCTAGAGATATTCGTCAAAAATATCTCAATGATAGCGTACCTAAGTAACTTCCCCTTATAAACTAAGCAAATATAATACCAATAAAGTGTCATGTTTTCAGTGTTAGACAGCATAAAAGCATTAGCTGATCTAGTGGCGTTCCAACTAGACATAGCTGACAATTCTACGGGCATATATTGACGAGAATAAACCTCTCGATAGACTGCCTTGAGTCAAAGCAATAATAATCCGAAGCATATTATTACTTTAAGCTTTATTGGCTTCCTTCTGAGCAAAAATACACTATATTTTATTAACCAATAGCGATCATATAGTCTTGTGCTCCTACATAACCAGTGCTTTAACTAGCAGCTATCATCATAGGCAGCGATAAAGTAGTGGTAGCTTCATCGCGAATGGCGATATATGATTAATTATGATGTTTTTTTCATCGTTATATAGCAGAGTATTAGACTCATTCGCTTAATGATATAAGCCGTTTTTTGAGAAGCAATGACTAAGTCTATAGCAGAGAATTAAATCTATAGTCATACATGCTGCCTATGAAACTAGACATCTTAGCTGTTCATTTTAACGATTATAAATAAACTACGTGCTATTAAGTGCTATTAAACAACAAAAAATCTGTCCTCTGGGGAAGCATTACTATGCAAAGCAAT is from Colwellia sp. Arc7-635 and encodes:
- a CDS encoding SEL1-like repeat protein; this encodes MQRLLIATLLSAVNIISASAAELSAVQIYSDNVLLDLIKENKHLSQVVIDDCQLVQDIEVRAVKSQMPSYQFLWGDMLAYGVCVKKDVPLGLHFMQASADQGLSEALEQMGRYYHLGKFVQVDINHALIFLKESAALNNLKAQLRLAELYSAGYGSPLDFPELYVQLHQSVTDDKKVHKSIARHLAKLATKMPERVVNAAKNGKY